A section of the Mycobacterium sp. 3519A genome encodes:
- a CDS encoding SAM-dependent methyltransferase, which translates to MATEPLISHVSDTARWVATYRAIESDRPDALFDDPLAGRLAGERGRAIVAEGPRALRNGWWLVARTKVIDDVILEAIGDGCDKVLNLAAGLDTRPYRLELPPDFPWVEADLPDLLAEKQQALADQTPRCRLARHAVDLADPAARDAFLAEELAGVSRALVLTEGLLMYLDQRDVVSLATALKRPEVAWWMLDFSGPGLQKRLNKRSGGLLDSAPFRFAPENGVAFFEDLGWRAIEIESVFTVARRVNRLPRWMRPLAWLPQPDPRKPGNNTYSGVVRFAQA; encoded by the coding sequence ATGGCGACCGAACCCTTGATCTCTCACGTCTCGGATACGGCGCGCTGGGTTGCCACCTACCGGGCGATCGAATCGGACCGTCCTGACGCGCTTTTCGACGACCCGCTGGCCGGCAGGCTCGCCGGTGAGCGCGGTCGTGCCATCGTGGCCGAAGGGCCACGCGCACTTCGCAACGGCTGGTGGTTGGTGGCCCGCACCAAGGTCATCGACGACGTCATCCTCGAGGCCATCGGCGACGGTTGTGACAAGGTGCTCAACCTGGCCGCGGGACTCGACACCCGGCCGTACCGGCTGGAGCTGCCACCCGATTTCCCGTGGGTGGAGGCGGACCTGCCCGACCTGCTCGCCGAGAAGCAGCAGGCGTTGGCCGACCAGACCCCGCGCTGCCGGTTGGCCAGGCACGCAGTCGATCTGGCCGATCCCGCCGCCAGGGACGCCTTCCTGGCCGAGGAGTTGGCAGGCGTCAGCCGAGCCCTGGTCTTGACCGAAGGGCTGCTGATGTATCTCGACCAACGCGACGTGGTGTCGTTGGCGACGGCGCTGAAGCGGCCCGAGGTGGCCTGGTGGATGCTCGATTTTTCCGGCCCCGGCCTGCAGAAGCGGTTGAACAAGCGAAGCGGGGGCTTGCTGGACAGCGCGCCGTTCAGATTTGCCCCCGAGAACGGCGTCGCGTTCTTCGAGGACCTCGGCTGGCGGGCCATCGAAATCGAATCGGTGTTCACGGTGGCGCGCCGCGTCAACCGACTGCCGCGGTGGATGCGCCCGCTGGCGTGGCTGCCGCAACCCGATCCGCGAAAGCCGGGCAACAACACCTACAGCGGTGTGGTCCGCTTCGCGCAGGCCTGA
- a CDS encoding LLM class flavin-dependent oxidoreductase — translation MTMPVMEPNLDAATLKAWATVTDGGPFASLCWGERIAFDNPEALTLLGALAAWTDRVRLVTTVVVPQLHDPVMLAKQLATGDMLSSGRLTVGIGIGGRQEDYRAVGADPATQTMRGLADSVAVMKRIWAGERVTESVVPVGPAPVRAGGPDLLVGTMGPKTVRSAASWADGLAGTTLDLDTEKQNELFDVARQSWADAGKPKPHLATSFWFAIGDDATEARAQVHRHLLRYMNWIPSSVVDAMAPTTGWAGDDDDLAAVLRKFADIGTDEVHLIPTSSDIDQLRRVGDVVTDFR, via the coding sequence ATGACCATGCCGGTGATGGAGCCCAACCTGGACGCGGCGACGTTGAAAGCGTGGGCGACAGTCACCGACGGCGGCCCGTTCGCGTCGCTGTGCTGGGGTGAGCGCATCGCGTTCGACAACCCCGAAGCGTTGACGCTGCTCGGCGCGCTCGCGGCGTGGACTGACAGGGTTCGGTTGGTGACGACGGTCGTGGTGCCGCAACTGCACGACCCGGTGATGCTGGCCAAACAACTGGCCACCGGCGACATGCTCAGCAGCGGCCGACTGACCGTGGGTATCGGCATCGGCGGCAGGCAGGAGGATTACCGCGCGGTGGGCGCCGACCCGGCGACGCAGACGATGCGCGGACTTGCCGACAGCGTGGCCGTGATGAAGCGCATCTGGGCCGGCGAAAGAGTCACCGAGTCCGTCGTCCCGGTCGGTCCCGCGCCGGTCCGGGCAGGCGGACCCGACCTGCTGGTCGGCACCATGGGCCCGAAAACCGTGCGCAGTGCGGCATCCTGGGCCGACGGACTGGCCGGAACCACCCTGGACCTGGACACCGAGAAACAGAACGAGCTTTTCGACGTGGCCAGGCAGTCGTGGGCCGACGCCGGGAAGCCGAAACCGCATCTTGCGACGTCGTTCTGGTTCGCGATCGGCGACGACGCCACCGAAGCCAGGGCGCAGGTGCACCGACATCTGCTGCGGTACATGAACTGGATCCCGTCGAGTGTCGTCGACGCGATGGCGCCCACCACCGGATGGGCGGGCGACGACGACGATCTGGCCGCGGTGCTGCGCAAGTTCGCCGACATCGGCACCGACGAGGTGCACCTGATCCCGACGAGTTCCGACATCGACCAGTTGCGCCGGGTCGGCGACGTGGTCACCGACTTCCGCTGA